TACAAATGTGGAACatccaataaatattttacgaTTCGACAACGTTTTAAGTGATGATCTGGCGAAGGCCACCGTCAAAGACTGTACAGGTTATCAGAGACATAAATCACTGACTGCTCTGTTGTCTTTAGGCATAAAAGGATTTTCTCTTGTTATGACTGCAGTCAAGTCGGTGGCAATTTGTCATTTTAAGAACAAAAGACAACGACAGAGAATGGTGACATGATTTCAACGTTAGTCCAGACATTTTCTGTCTCTGTCAGTCcagcatgagtgtgtgtgtgggtgtgtgtgggtgtgtgtgggtgtgtgatttttgtgtgGATGTGACCAACGattgtgtaagtttaaatgaaaacaaaacaaaacaaacatagaAAAGTTAACTGAGAGTAAGGGACAATAGAGATTAGTGCTCACTGTTTCTTGCATGTATGTTTATTCATTTTGCATGTGGCATTAATAACGTGGCTTTTTGGATTTCATCATGAAAAATGGCCTTAAAATATACCATTGCATGGCACAGGGGCCAAGTGCTTTCAAACGATGCCTCTGAATATTTATGTTGCTTATAGATGTGCATTTTCTGTCCATATTTCAATTTGCATGTGCATTTTATTTCCCCCATTATTTGAAACTAGGAAATGGAAGGCGGACACATTTGATGTCGTGAGTGGGGAATGCGTCACGTAAGTTTGTGCATTTCAAATAATAAACACAACAATGTACCCTTTTAAAAACAATCCTCACGTAAAGTCAATTAAGACTAGGACAGCTCTCCTCATATTATGCACCTTGTGAAAGCACACATATGAACAGAGATGCTCTCTGTGACTGCATCTGTAAGTTATTTTCCGTAGAGATACATATGCTGCTGTAATATTTTAGATTAAGGGTAAAGCTCATGTAAAAGTAAATTCACAGTCTACACACATTCTGTCACCTCCATACGCAGGTAAACATGCACAGGCTCTACTGTAAACCACGTCGTGCCTTTCATGCCCTCAGGTGTATGCCAGGGGTTTGTTGTTTTCACTGTAACATATAGTTAGCCCTTCCACCAATTTACCCTGTCAGTGCTAATGGGGCAATTAACCACTGCGATACCCCCCCAGGCAGAGGTAGAGTCAAAAGCTTCCCAACTCTAAACTTGTCTTTATGACATTTATATGACAAAATGTGGGGGATGCTTGGGACCCATCTGACACCTCGGAGGGTCCTTAATGTCACTCGCTCCCTTGCCCCCACCCCTAACTGCCCAAGGGTATGGCACCGAGTGGGAAGTGTAATACATCATGTACAGGAGAGGCGCAGGCCGCATCCAAGAGGGAGAAAACTTTGTACTGCACCCAGTGCTTCAATGAAGAAACTCAGACTTACTCAGTGTGTCCCACTCTGCATGATCAGAGATGTTAAGTGACATACACACCACAAATACACTCCCAGTTAACATACTCTAACTTGACCTCTCCCTTTATTTATGTCTTTCTGTGTCTGTAAGTCCTTTTGTCTGAGCTCACATTCCCCCTGTCCTTCTTACATCCCCAAGGAGGCAATAACCTCACTAGCAAGAGCTTCCCCTTGAGCCGTTGTCATAGTAACTTGTGGGTTGGTCGACATGACAACCCCACCATGGTCCAGAGATAGATGATAGGGCAGAAATGTGGGGGGGCACATGGGGGATTTGCACCCCCTTTAATTTGGTTTGCCTGATTCTGATTCaaaatgggttttttttctctccttcagaGGGTGAGGTGCAACCGACATCAACCTACTTTACATTTATACAGGTATTTACAGGCTGCAAACACTGTCGGCATCTGAGCGAATGCAGTAAACGCATACCTGCCTGATTCCCCTTCATAAATTTTATTTCCCCAcctagtattttttttattaatgctAAATATGTACATCATTGTAAAATATAGatgctttaaataaaaaaaattattttcttttttgcatcCATACAACTATGctgaaaaaatgtattattcatCCACACCAAATGAATGTAGATGGTGCAATGGAAACCTGCGTTTTGGGCAATAAATCTAGAGTCTTTTATTTACCATTGCTACTAAATTCATCTGAGGAAATGCACGTATTTGAAAGCACAGGGACAGAAGGACTTAATTTTTCTAAATCTGCACATCAGCTCCAGCTGACATGCTGACCTTGCCATACTATGACTTAAATAGGTTAAACAGGTTCAGTGTCGCCGCAGTTCTTCCCATCATTATGTGAACCTTCTGCCCGGTAAGGAGGATTCGTGACgccttttaaaacaaaaatccaaaatattagtGTGCTCGAATATTTATTGAACGCTGTAGTTGTGTAAGAATCAGTTAGGGGTGCTTGATTGTGGCACTACTGACTGCTCACTTTTTTTCGTCCAATGTAATAAAGCTGTTCAGTTTCTCTATTATCAAAATGGTCCATCAGATGAAGGACTGTTGAGTGGAATGATGAACCCCAACCAGCTCCAGAGTTGCTGACCCTGAGCTGATCCTGTTATCTGACACTTGGGAATAGCTTGCTATAAGGACCAACGTGTGTGTAATCGCTTACCAGGTTTATAAATTAATGTTAAACTAAAGATATAGCAAATGTTCCAGATTGCTCAAATATGCATGAATTAGACTTACAGACCTATGGACTGCAGTAAAGACTAGATGTCCAATCAAGCTTTGTGGagacaaaaaaattaaagcatCATTTAAAGAACTAGGGGATAAGTTGgtttaaaaaagtattttattatttgtgattctgtaaatattttttttagtttttaaacttTGATCACCATAACTGTGTTGCTTGTTTGATTTAATTCATATAGACATTGTCAGCTAAGATTATACGtaaaaataattgttttattaCCCCAATGATAGAAATGAATTTATAATTACAGCCTTTGAGGTGGTTTTTTAATCTGTTGCTAGAGAATATCATGAATAGAAGTACTGTGGtactggcttcctcccacactGTGTTACACAGACATGTTCTGTTAAAGCAGAATTGAAAAGTTCAAAAGCTCATCTTTTATCTCAGGTGTTCCCACTGTTATTCAAATAAGAATTAGCTTTACATGCACTTTGCTTCTGATTCAGTTTTCTTTCTGATCAGGCCGTGCTCTGTTTGTATGACTGTTTCTCATAacagtctatttttttttattgaatgtgTTCGATgtctttgctttattttatttttgtatcatCTGCCCTTAATAAATgaatttccccttggggatCAATAAAGAATATCATCTTATTTAATtcaatctcatctcatctcatcatcTCTGCTGTGGCTTTCTACAGGAGGACATTAATATTATTAATGTTAGATGTGGATGAAAGTGCCTAAAGGTAGCCAATATTTAGAATAAGTCATATCAAATCCTTCGAAaagggatagatagatagatagatagatagatagatagatagatagatagatagatagatagatgttttattcattcattttgtttttgtttaatggTTTTGCTACGAAGCACACCTGCAAACGCgagcaacagcgccccctaaTGGAATGATCTGTAATTGAACGCAGCCGGGCAGCAAAAACATAGCAAGTCTCCTCTCGGTCACCGTACATTCGCGGAAGTTGTCAAAACAAGACCGTTTTTTAGTTGTTGATTTTACggatatttacttttttaattatattattaatctTCCATTCCAGGACTTTGGACATGGAAGACGAGTGGGAAGAGGAGGTATTAATTACCATAACCATTTTCGTTTTAGCGTTTAGTCCAGATAGCATTGCAAATGTAACCCTCTTAAGGTAACATGTTAGCCATATTGATAGCAGCCCGAGCGATGGTCCAAAAGCTTTGTGATGTTACTCATTATGCTCAGCGATTTATGATGAATAGGTTCATTTtagtttttacaaaaaaactttgaaaggttCCCACAAAATAGATATTTGATCTTAATATTCAGTCAAATACTAAACAAAGCTTTCTAAGgttcttgtttttcttgcaCGTGTGTCTTTAGCAACACCAAAATCCTTGCTTGAAATGAGTAAGGATTTAGGATACAGTTTTGTCATTTACGTCTTGGGTGTATTTTCAGGAGCAGCTTGTTGTGGTGGAGCTCTCAGGAATAATCAACAATGACTTCCTGTCAAAGTGTCGGGGCACGTGCAAGATACTCGTAAGTGAGACGAAAATAGACAATATACTGGTACAAACAAACATCTCTCTAAGTCCTTTTGTGTAACTTCTttcaaatataatttttttgtatgtgtgtttgcgtTCAAGGATATAGACAGTGAGAAGCCCATGATGCAAGTTGGTCAGTATGTGTTTGCAGGGGAATATGAAGGTGAGAATAACCCattgatgaaaagaaaaaagttacaaAAGTAAACTAACTTGTGCCTGTTATTTTAAGAAATGCCCCTTGTAATAATTTCTGCTGCCCACTAAACAATTGTTAAAGTATAATCACTTCCACGAAGTCTCTAACTTTTTAAAACTCAACATGCTGTCTCTGTTGATTATTGGTAAAAACTCTAAAGAAATTTAGTTATGTTTTAGGTTTAAATTTTTTCACATACGAAATCTATCAGTTTTGATTAACAAAGAGaagcatttttattatttaaaaatgcAGTGGAGGGGActgaaataataatttatttcttTGCTTTCTACCTCAAAGACACTTTGGGAACTTGTGTGCTGTTTGAAGAGGTACCACGGAAAGGTAATGTTCTTTTCCAACTTTCTTAATGTATCTGCATGTATCAGTTTTATcttacttttctttgttttcttttttgctttgttttgctttcttCAGTTAAATCGAGCAGTGGCTCGGACCTGAAATACATGTGCCACACTGTGAAGAAGCTGACAATGCAACGGATCTTTGTCACTGAGAAGAAAGAGGGTGAAACAACCACAGGTCAGCCACAATGTCTTATCTACCCACccaaaaatctgtttagatttCCTTTAAATCAATTATTATAGCTTGTCTTTCACGACACACAATCTTAAACCACTACCTTTTTTTTAGCAGTTGATTGACCCAAGTTTTCCTTTCATCTGCCGTGTAGTAAAGAATCATCTTTGCGCAACGCTTTTAAAAACCTAACGATGACTATTTATTTTGTTCCTGCAGGAGGAGGTGGCGGTGGTGAACAGAAAGAAGCAGCCTGTATGTCTAATCAAGAGGAAAATAACCCACAAAAACTGACAGAGGACACTAGGATAACATAGATTTGGAGGACTCAGTTGTTGAATGAAATCTGCAAACTTTGCTATATCCTGACCTTCCTATATGAAGATGACATACCTACCTTTGAATGACTGTCAGGAACTCCATCTTTGAAACAGACGTCTGAAAGACAGGGGGGGGCTTCagttgcacaaaaaaaagtaaaatggtgTTTGTTTTaagttctttttctggaacacaCAACAATGTGTCCTCCTCAACTCAGCCTCAAGATGACTTGAATTTGACATTCATTACACAACAGGAATGTGGTCAGTTAGGATGGATTGTTCACATTTCTTCTGACTAACAAAGAACATGTCTCTCTTGTATGAGAATGAACATATCATTATGCCTGTATGCTGTAATGGAAGCTCAGTGCAATTTTTTTATACATAAAATACAAAGCTTTTATCTATGCATTCACTGAGGAAAGTAAGAAAACAAGTCACCAAGTCAAGTACATTCCCTCTATAGCATTTGTAAAAACAGACTTCAGACTAAAAAAGATGCAAGACATTAACTTTGTAAGTGAAATTCAATATGCTGCTATAGCATTTTGAAGTACCACCAAGAAGTTCAATTGCAGATAAATGTCGGGATACTTCAGTATCCTGTTGTTTTTGTCTGGTATTGCATTTTCAGTTGCTAGTGACCATGATAAATGACCTCCAGCACAGGAAGAGATATCCATTATATCTGCAAGGTTATAGTATAAAGCATTCATTTTTCACTGAGCCATTTAAACATTCAAAGATGTGAATATATTAATAGTCTCACTTGAGCACTGTTTTGCAGGTTAAAGCATTGAGGCTTTCAATTTGTAATGTGAACATCGCTAAAACTGTAAAGTGTGGTTCTAATTTTTATGTTATCTTTGTATgtaacatttctttgaaaatttcGACCCATTTATGGATTTTCTCTATACAAAGCGATAGTTTGTTGGTTGTAAGAATTGCATTTATTTTTGTAAGTAGATTCTTGAAGTTAATAAATAGTTGTAATGTTTTGTGTGTCATTATTTCTTTCGATTTACAGACGTACTGACTCTGTTCTGTTTTTGCACAGCTCATTACTCTTCGCAGTGTCAGTTTATGAATGAACTATGTTTTGTTGACTATTGTGGACGTGGCGGTTCTCGGCCAATCCAATCAACGGTGCTCTCTTGAAGTGGACCAATCAACTAGCGACATCGCATTCGTCTTCTCGGAACCTGATTGGTCGGTCGTCGTTTTTTGCACAGGAAGTGCATGGGTGTGTTTCCGAGGGGAGGGCGTAAAGCATCAACGACGAACTTCCCTGAAGATACCGGTGAGTCCTCCTGGCAAATTTTAATGTTAAAGACAAAAAGTGACAAAATATTCTCTTCTGTAGCAAATGGTTTGAAAGACCTTTTATGTGAAAGtgtatttctgttttcttttccttgATCAAATAAGTGGAATTTCAAGACTGAGGGTAGAACTAGCGGTATGCTGTATTAGCCTGATGTCAGCCTGGGTTTGAACTTTAACTGTGAATATTTAGGAATAACGGTTACAAACTACTGTTTGTTGTTCTATTTAAAAAGCAAAGACAGTAAGGTTTAAGATGAAAGTACGCACATAAAGAAGAACATAGACGTGATTTTGTGTCGCCTTAAAGTAGTCAAGATTGCCACGAACACGTTTCGACAGGAAGATATGAAATAAGATTTGCTTACATCATTGCGATCTTATTTGTAGTGACAGTGTTTAAATTTCTTATATAAAGGAAATTAACATTTATTCTTGTTTGTTCTGAGATAAAGTAAAATCCTTTGGGTTTTAAGTTCATCTGTCAAGTATCCCAAGCTTCAAGTCTTTCAGTCTAATACAACAACCTGCAATCCCACCTAAAAAGATACCTATATAATGTTCAGTTTGTTGGTGTGGTTTCGTTGTTTTAGCTTCAGTGTTGGT
This genomic interval from Odontesthes bonariensis isolate fOdoBon6 chromosome 7, fOdoBon6.hap1, whole genome shotgun sequence contains the following:
- the gtf3c6 gene encoding general transcription factor 3C polypeptide 6 — its product is MEDEWEEEEQLVVVELSGIINNDFLSKCRGTCKILDIDSEKPMMQVGQYVFAGEYEDTLGTCVLFEEVPRKVKSSSGSDLKYMCHTVKKLTMQRIFVTEKKEGETTTGGGGGGEQKEAACMSNQEENNPQKLTEDTRIT